The following are encoded together in the Thalassolituus oleivorans MIL-1 genome:
- a CDS encoding long-chain-fatty-acid--CoA ligase has protein sequence MNVEFFQERYPEGYPTTVNVDQHESVVEIFNGFVKKFAERPAFSCLGQVLTYAELDEKSAAFAAYLQNETTLQAGDRVAVQLPNILQYPVVVFGAMRAGMVVVNTNPLYTEREMEHQFNDSGAKALVVLANMADKAAHVIPKTGIKHVIVTNVGDMHGAVKRILINSVLKYVKKEVPDFNIPGAVGLRAALSKGAGKSYTPVHVDAEDVAVLQYTGGTTGVAKGAMLTHRNLMANMLQCHGIFTMVLEEGQETIIAPLPLYHIYAFTVHCMVLLETGNHSVLIPNPRDIPGFIKTLQGQPFSGFVGLNTLFVALCGQEDFRNIDFSKLKLTISGGMALTKDAADQWKKVTGCDIAEGFGMTETSPVVSFNPYHNIKLGTIGMPVPGTTCKVIDEEGNELPIGEPGELCVKGPQVMKGYWQRPEATAETITEDGWLKTGDMAVIMEDGYMKIVDRKKDMIIVSGFNVYPNEVEEVIVAHPDIVEAAAIGIPDPKSSEAVKVFVVSKNPALTDKDVIAFARENLTGYKVPRFVEFRDELPKTNVGKILRRELRDAELAKHK, from the coding sequence ATGAACGTTGAGTTTTTCCAAGAGCGCTATCCGGAAGGTTATCCAACCACGGTTAACGTTGATCAGCATGAATCAGTCGTCGAGATCTTTAATGGCTTCGTTAAGAAGTTTGCCGAGCGTCCAGCATTTTCATGCTTAGGCCAAGTACTGACCTATGCCGAGCTAGATGAAAAGAGTGCGGCTTTCGCAGCTTATTTACAAAATGAAACTACCTTGCAGGCCGGTGATCGAGTTGCGGTGCAACTGCCGAATATTTTGCAATATCCCGTTGTTGTGTTCGGCGCGATGCGCGCAGGTATGGTGGTTGTGAACACCAATCCACTCTACACCGAACGTGAAATGGAACACCAGTTCAACGACTCAGGCGCTAAAGCGCTGGTTGTACTGGCAAACATGGCGGATAAAGCTGCCCATGTAATTCCAAAAACGGGTATTAAGCACGTTATTGTTACCAATGTTGGTGACATGCACGGTGCCGTAAAACGCATTTTGATTAACAGCGTTTTGAAATACGTTAAAAAAGAAGTGCCGGATTTCAATATTCCCGGCGCTGTAGGTCTGCGCGCTGCGCTGAGTAAAGGTGCTGGTAAATCCTATACGCCAGTACATGTTGATGCAGAAGATGTAGCGGTGCTGCAATACACCGGTGGTACTACCGGCGTTGCTAAAGGTGCTATGTTAACTCATCGCAATCTGATGGCGAACATGCTGCAGTGTCATGGCATCTTCACTATGGTGTTGGAAGAAGGTCAAGAAACCATCATTGCTCCTCTGCCGCTTTACCATATTTACGCCTTTACAGTGCACTGTATGGTGTTGCTAGAGACGGGGAATCACTCAGTACTGATTCCTAACCCTCGTGATATTCCGGGCTTTATTAAAACTCTGCAAGGTCAACCATTCAGTGGCTTCGTTGGTTTGAACACCTTGTTTGTTGCGTTATGTGGACAAGAAGATTTCCGCAATATTGATTTCAGCAAGTTAAAGCTGACCATCTCTGGTGGTATGGCGTTAACAAAAGATGCTGCGGATCAATGGAAGAAAGTGACTGGTTGTGACATTGCTGAAGGCTTTGGTATGACAGAAACTTCTCCTGTGGTTTCGTTTAACCCTTATCACAACATCAAGCTAGGCACTATTGGTATGCCTGTTCCAGGGACTACCTGTAAGGTGATTGACGAAGAAGGTAATGAGTTACCAATCGGAGAACCTGGTGAGCTTTGTGTTAAAGGTCCGCAAGTTATGAAAGGTTACTGGCAGCGTCCAGAAGCCACTGCGGAAACTATTACTGAAGATGGTTGGCTTAAAACAGGCGATATGGCTGTGATTATGGAAGACGGTTATATGAAAATCGTTGACCGTAAGAAAGATATGATCATTGTTTCTGGCTTCAACGTTTATCCAAACGAAGTTGAAGAAGTGATTGTGGCGCATCCTGATATTGTTGAAGCAGCAGCGATTGGTATTCCTGATCCTAAGAGTTCTGAAGCGGTTAAAGTGTTCGTGGTTTCTAAAAATCCTGCGCTTACCGATAAAGACGTTATCGCTTTTGCTCGTGAAAACCTTACTGGCTATAAAGTCCCGCGTTTTGTTGAATTCCGCGATGAATTGCCAAAGACCAACGTTGGTAAGATTTTACGCCGTGAACTGCGCGATGCTGAACTCGCTAAGCACAAGTAA
- the hrpA gene encoding ATP-dependent RNA helicase HrpA, giving the protein MKLDLPELYKAVDQCLIKDRHSLRQQVKRLEALSKGRAADDEATNATLIKDTEKLIARIQRSQQVVASRSQPLALTYPDLPVSERRDDILQAIQNHQVVVIAGETGSGKTTQLPKLCIEAGLGRFGRIGHTQPRRLAARAVAQRIADELQTPLGQAVGYQVRFTDQSQDDSRIKVMTDGILLAQTQGDRFLNEYDVIIIDEAHERSLNIDFLLGYLHQLLQKRRDLKLVITSATIDVERFSKHFDNAPIIEVSGRTFPVEMRYRPLVRISEDEEDRSLFEGVRDALDELRLEDSKNGQPGDVLVFLPGEREIRECTEFLRRSDLPATDILPLYARLSGADQQRIFKPHGGRRVVLSTNVAETSLTVPGIKYVIDSGVARISRYSYRSKVQRLPVEAVSQASANQRAGRCGRTSPGICIRLYEEQDFIARSEFTDPEIRRTNLASVILQMLDLRLGDIRDFPFVDAPDERFVKDGFTLLAELEAVDAKKRITPLGQRMARLPLDPRIARLLMEADKQQCVRELTIIASAMTVQDPRERPPEKQQAAAEKHKLWADDDSDFVAMINLWNAYEVERQALTQNQLRKWCTKHFLSFMRMREWRDIHRQLHIVCKELGLKERDESANYEAVHKALLSGMLSQIGFKAEGQEYLGARNRRFFLFPGSSIYKKAPKWVMAAEMVETSRLYARTLAKIEPEWIEEIGKPLLKYQYFEPHWSTQRGQVLAFEQSTLYGLIVNPKKRVNYATTHPEEAREILITEGLVAQRLKSRVGFYQDNIRLLRDVTEYEEKARRRDLVLDDAYLADFYRAHLPTHLFSARDIERWYNKASKVEQSSVQFTRDMLLSPQASGIGVDAYPAELEWQGLAFPLSYSFAPGASDDGVTLTVPLAMLRQVPESRIEWLVPGLVANKVIAIIKGLPKNIRKQFVPVPDTATEFLRQANPDAGGLFVQLLEFINRTLRPKIELDVLQNGQLEAHLQMNIRIVQDGKQVEQGRDLRALIERFGDAGQVQMLTLSDDRYQRSDIQKWDFGSLPTATETKINGLPVRAFPCLKATKSGVELTVEADSDAALQSHREGVLHLLRQSLSPQERDIKQLIQKSMKPHWLLAKGLGSESELVNDLLSAVFAHILLPQSEPLPRNEDEFNQRLDRRGELWAHAETLMGLFVEWLKIRHQILKHMRGAVSLDKAMAFSDAKAHLERLLERGFMLKADWPRLKSYSRYLKGIEYRLDKLQGNLPRDRQSMIEFESIYTPWRDLTEKNDAALRSTLVEFGWLLEELRISLFAQPLGTQEPVSLKRLQKRWADIVQGG; this is encoded by the coding sequence ATGAAGCTTGATCTCCCTGAGTTGTACAAGGCTGTGGATCAGTGCCTGATTAAAGATCGTCATTCGTTGCGTCAGCAGGTGAAGCGCTTGGAAGCCTTATCGAAAGGTCGCGCAGCTGATGATGAAGCTACAAATGCCACCTTGATCAAGGATACCGAAAAGCTCATTGCTCGAATTCAGCGTAGCCAGCAAGTGGTTGCATCACGTTCACAGCCACTAGCATTAACCTATCCCGACCTACCTGTGAGTGAGCGCCGCGATGATATTTTGCAGGCAATTCAAAATCATCAGGTCGTTGTTATTGCTGGTGAAACGGGTTCGGGTAAAACCACACAGTTACCAAAGTTATGTATTGAAGCGGGATTGGGTCGCTTCGGGCGTATTGGCCATACTCAACCGCGTCGGTTGGCTGCGCGTGCAGTTGCACAACGCATCGCCGATGAATTGCAAACACCGCTTGGTCAGGCGGTAGGTTATCAAGTTCGATTTACCGATCAGAGCCAAGACGATAGCCGCATTAAAGTGATGACCGATGGTATCTTACTAGCCCAGACTCAAGGAGATCGTTTTCTTAATGAATACGATGTCATCATTATTGACGAGGCGCATGAGCGCAGTCTAAATATTGATTTTCTACTCGGTTATTTACATCAATTACTGCAAAAACGTCGTGATTTAAAGCTGGTTATTACGTCCGCTACTATTGATGTTGAGAGGTTTTCAAAACACTTTGATAATGCGCCGATTATTGAAGTATCGGGCCGTACTTTTCCTGTGGAAATGCGTTATCGGCCTTTGGTGCGCATCAGCGAAGACGAAGAAGATAGATCCTTGTTTGAAGGTGTTCGCGATGCTTTAGATGAATTACGCTTGGAAGACAGCAAAAACGGTCAGCCGGGTGATGTTTTAGTATTTCTGCCGGGTGAGCGTGAGATTCGGGAATGCACCGAATTTCTGCGTCGTAGCGATTTGCCTGCCACGGATATATTGCCACTTTATGCACGTTTGAGTGGCGCTGATCAACAACGAATTTTCAAGCCCCACGGCGGTCGTCGTGTTGTCCTGAGCACGAACGTAGCCGAGACCTCGTTAACGGTTCCGGGTATTAAATATGTTATTGATTCTGGCGTTGCCCGTATCAGTCGTTATAGCTATCGCAGTAAAGTTCAGCGTTTACCGGTTGAGGCGGTTTCTCAAGCCAGTGCGAATCAAAGGGCTGGTCGATGCGGGCGAACGTCTCCGGGGATTTGCATTCGTTTATATGAAGAACAAGATTTTATAGCTCGTTCGGAATTTACTGATCCAGAGATTCGTCGAACCAATTTAGCGTCTGTTATTTTACAAATGCTGGATTTGCGTTTAGGCGATATTCGCGATTTCCCCTTTGTTGATGCACCTGATGAGCGCTTTGTAAAAGACGGTTTTACTTTGTTGGCGGAGCTGGAAGCGGTTGATGCGAAAAAGCGTATCACGCCTCTCGGTCAACGAATGGCTCGCTTGCCATTAGACCCCCGTATTGCACGTTTATTAATGGAAGCCGATAAGCAGCAGTGCGTGCGCGAACTAACAATTATTGCTTCGGCTATGACGGTACAAGATCCGCGCGAGCGTCCACCAGAGAAGCAACAAGCAGCAGCTGAAAAACATAAACTCTGGGCGGATGACGACTCAGATTTTGTTGCCATGATTAATTTATGGAATGCCTACGAAGTTGAACGTCAAGCATTGACTCAAAATCAATTGCGTAAATGGTGTACTAAGCATTTTCTATCATTTATGCGCATGCGTGAGTGGCGTGATATTCACCGCCAGTTACATATTGTATGCAAGGAATTAGGTCTTAAAGAGCGAGACGAAAGCGCTAATTACGAAGCCGTACATAAAGCGCTATTGTCTGGCATGTTAAGTCAGATCGGTTTCAAGGCTGAGGGGCAAGAATATTTAGGCGCACGAAATCGTCGTTTCTTTTTATTCCCAGGTTCCAGTATTTATAAGAAGGCTCCTAAATGGGTAATGGCAGCAGAGATGGTTGAGACCTCTCGGCTCTATGCTCGAACGTTAGCCAAAATCGAACCTGAGTGGATCGAAGAGATAGGCAAGCCGTTATTAAAATATCAATATTTTGAGCCGCACTGGAGTACGCAACGTGGGCAAGTTTTGGCGTTTGAGCAAAGTACGTTATATGGCTTAATAGTTAATCCGAAAAAGCGGGTTAATTACGCGACTACCCATCCTGAAGAAGCGCGTGAAATTTTAATTACAGAAGGTTTAGTTGCTCAGCGATTAAAGAGTCGAGTGGGATTCTATCAAGATAATATCCGGCTATTGCGTGATGTGACTGAATATGAAGAAAAAGCTCGCCGGCGAGATTTAGTATTAGATGATGCCTATTTAGCAGATTTTTATCGTGCTCATTTACCGACTCATTTGTTTAGCGCTCGCGATATTGAGCGTTGGTATAACAAGGCCTCAAAAGTAGAGCAGAGTTCGGTTCAATTTACTCGAGATATGCTGTTAAGTCCGCAGGCATCGGGTATTGGTGTTGATGCCTATCCAGCTGAGTTGGAGTGGCAAGGGTTGGCATTTCCATTGTCTTATTCATTTGCACCGGGCGCCAGTGATGATGGTGTTACGCTAACAGTGCCTTTGGCGATGTTACGGCAAGTGCCTGAATCTCGTATTGAATGGCTCGTCCCCGGACTTGTCGCCAATAAAGTGATAGCCATCATTAAAGGCCTGCCGAAGAACATTCGTAAGCAATTTGTCCCTGTGCCAGACACTGCGACTGAGTTTCTCCGGCAAGCAAATCCTGATGCTGGCGGATTGTTTGTGCAATTACTTGAGTTTATTAATCGAACTTTAAGACCAAAAATTGAACTGGATGTTCTGCAAAACGGTCAGTTAGAAGCACACCTTCAAATGAACATTCGCATTGTGCAAGATGGAAAACAAGTAGAGCAGGGGCGCGATCTACGTGCCTTGATTGAGCGATTTGGTGACGCAGGCCAGGTTCAAATGCTCACCTTGAGTGATGACCGATATCAGCGTTCAGATATTCAGAAATGGGATTTCGGTTCATTACCGACGGCGACAGAAACTAAAATCAATGGTTTACCTGTTCGTGCTTTCCCTTGCCTAAAAGCAACTAAAAGCGGTGTCGAGCTGACGGTTGAAGCCGACTCGGATGCTGCCTTGCAATCACATCGTGAAGGTGTATTGCATTTGTTGCGGCAATCCTTGTCCCCTCAAGAACGAGATATTAAACAATTAATTCAAAAGTCAATGAAGCCTCATTGGTTGCTGGCTAAAGGATTGGGTAGTGAATCAGAGCTGGTAAATGATTTATTGTCGGCGGTATTTGCTCATATATTGTTACCTCAATCCGAACCGTTGCCGAGAAATGAAGACGAATTTAATCAACGTTTAGATCGCCGTGGTGAGTTGTGGGCCCACGCAGAAACCTTGATGGGATTGTTTGTGGAGTGGCTAAAAATTCGTCATCAAATACTGAAGCATATGCGCGGGGCTGTTTCACTAGACAAGGCAATGGCCTTCAGTGATGCAAAAGCACATTTAGAGCGGTTACTGGAGCGGGGCTTCATGCTAAAGGCTGATTGGCCTCGATTGAAATCATATAGTCGTTACTTGAAAGGGATAGAGTATCGCTTGGATAAATTGCAGGGTAATTTACCCAGAGATCGCCAATCTATGATTGAGTTTGAGTCAATTTATACGCCTTGGCGAGATTTGACTGAAAAGAATGATGCTGCGTTGCGTAGTACATTAGTCGAATTTGGCTGGTTGCTCGAGGAGTTGCGGATATCGTTATTCGCACAGCCGTTAGGTACTCAGGAGCCAGTTTCTCTTAAGCGCCTGCAAAAACGCTGGGCTGATATAGTGCAGGGTGGATAA
- a CDS encoding DUF692 domain-containing protein, producing the protein MDKSAFNRHVQGAGLGLRRGLMAPLSEHEHLPVDFMEIAPENWIGLGGRLAHSLRSYTERYDFLCHGLSLSIGSPAPLDLNFVRQVKRFLDEHGVLAYSEHLSYCGDEGHLYDLLPIPFTDDAVNYVADRISQVQDILGQRLIIENVSAYAEPGKAMEEAEFVAAVLNKADCDLLLDVNNVYVNSINHGSDALAFIKAMPTERIRYLHVAGHFDEAPDLLIDTHGDAVKDIVWDLLKQTYEIHGVLPTLLERDFNFPAVEDLFAELEQIRSLQHDVENQGKSRTNVLHTV; encoded by the coding sequence ATGGATAAGTCTGCGTTTAATCGTCATGTTCAAGGTGCTGGGCTTGGGTTGAGAAGGGGGTTAATGGCTCCCTTGTCCGAGCATGAGCATTTGCCGGTTGATTTTATGGAGATTGCTCCAGAAAATTGGATTGGGTTGGGTGGACGATTAGCGCATTCGTTAAGAAGTTATACCGAACGGTATGACTTCTTATGCCATGGTTTGTCGCTTTCTATTGGTAGTCCAGCGCCGTTAGACCTTAATTTTGTTCGTCAGGTAAAACGCTTTTTAGATGAGCATGGTGTTTTGGCTTACAGCGAGCATCTGAGTTACTGCGGTGATGAGGGGCATCTATACGATTTGCTTCCGATTCCATTTACTGATGACGCCGTAAACTATGTGGCTGATCGTATTAGTCAGGTGCAAGATATTCTTGGCCAGAGATTAATTATCGAAAATGTGTCTGCTTATGCTGAGCCCGGTAAGGCGATGGAGGAAGCTGAGTTTGTGGCTGCTGTGCTTAATAAAGCGGACTGTGATTTGCTGTTGGATGTGAATAATGTTTACGTGAATAGTATTAATCATGGTTCTGATGCATTGGCATTTATCAAGGCGATGCCAACCGAGCGTATTCGATATTTACACGTTGCGGGGCATTTTGATGAAGCGCCGGATTTACTCATCGATACTCATGGCGATGCGGTAAAGGATATTGTCTGGGATCTATTAAAGCAGACGTATGAAATACATGGCGTGTTACCGACCTTGCTTGAACGCGATTTTAACTTTCCTGCCGTTGAAGACTTATTTGCGGAGTTAGAGCAAATTCGCTCTCTGCAACACGATGTTGAGAATCAAGGGAAGTCTAGAACGAATGTCCTCCATACCGTTTAA